In Desulfobaccales bacterium, one DNA window encodes the following:
- a CDS encoding nucleotide sugar dehydrogenase, with protein sequence MDLLRKIKDKQALIGIIGMGYVGLPLVLRFCEMGFSVLGFDTDVHKVELLNRGESYIKHIPGPRLAALLEPQEGQGQFAATHDQTRLGEPDVLIICVPTPLTTKREPDLRYVESTTLHIAACLRPGQLISLESTTYPGTTAELLLPILSRNFKVGEDFFLVFSPEREDPGNPTYHVSTIPKVVGGVTPACLTHGVALYSQVIERVIPVSSTQAAEMSKLLENIYRSVNIALVNELKMLCLRMGIDIFEVIEASKTKPFGFQAFYPGPGLGGHCIPIDPFYLTWKAREYDFSTRFIELAGDVNTGMPYFVVERVIKALSDHQKPLNGAKILVLGLAYKKDVDDRRESPSLKIIDLLKQEGAEVSYNDPHIPKCGKLRHYPHFDMKSTPLTEKVLQDSDLVLLVTDHTAYDYPWIASRARLIVDTRNAFRDLPGNHIYPA encoded by the coding sequence GATTTGCTCAGAAAAATCAAGGACAAGCAGGCGTTAATCGGAATTATCGGCATGGGCTATGTGGGGCTGCCCCTGGTTTTGCGCTTCTGCGAGATGGGATTTTCGGTCCTGGGCTTTGACACTGATGTCCACAAAGTGGAGCTCCTCAACCGGGGCGAGTCTTATATTAAGCATATTCCGGGCCCCCGGCTGGCGGCCTTGCTTGAGCCCCAGGAGGGTCAGGGACAGTTTGCCGCCACCCACGACCAGACTCGTTTGGGTGAACCCGATGTCTTGATCATCTGCGTGCCCACTCCCCTGACCACCAAGCGGGAGCCGGACCTGCGCTACGTGGAGAGCACCACCCTCCATATCGCCGCCTGCCTGCGGCCGGGCCAGCTCATTTCTTTAGAATCCACTACTTACCCCGGCACCACCGCTGAACTGCTCCTGCCTATCCTGAGCCGCAATTTCAAGGTCGGAGAGGATTTTTTCCTGGTTTTCTCACCTGAACGGGAAGACCCGGGCAACCCGACTTACCACGTGAGCACCATTCCCAAGGTGGTGGGTGGCGTGACCCCCGCCTGTCTTACTCATGGGGTGGCGCTTTACTCCCAGGTGATCGAACGGGTGATTCCCGTATCTTCCACCCAGGCCGCGGAAATGAGCAAGTTGTTGGAAAACATCTATCGGTCGGTCAACATTGCGCTGGTTAATGAACTCAAAATGCTCTGCCTGCGGATGGGAATCGACATCTTCGAAGTCATCGAGGCCTCCAAGACCAAGCCCTTCGGGTTTCAGGCCTTTTATCCCGGTCCGGGCCTGGGGGGCCATTGTATCCCCATTGATCCCTTTTACCTGACTTGGAAGGCCCGGGAGTACGATTTTTCCACTCGCTTCATCGAACTGGCCGGTGATGTGAACACCGGGATGCCTTATTTCGTAGTTGAGCGGGTTATCAAGGCCTTAAGCGACCACCAAAAGCCCCTGAATGGCGCCAAGATCCTAGTCTTGGGGTTGGCCTACAAAAAGGACGTGGATGATCGCCGGGAATCGCCGTCTCTCAAGATCATAGACCTGCTCAAACAAGAGGGCGCCGAAGTCTCTTATAACGATCCCCATATCCCCAAGTGTGGGAAATTGCGCCACTATCCCCACTTTGACATGAAATCGACGCCCCTGACCGAGAAAGTCTTACAAGACTCCGACCTGGTGCTCCTGGTAACGGACCACACCGCCTATGATTACCCCTGGATTGCCTCTCGGGCTCGCCTCATCGTCGATACCCGCAATGCCTTCCGGGATCTGCCGGGGAATCATATCTACCCGGCCTGA
- a CDS encoding phosphomannomutase CpsG (capsular polysaccharide biosynthesis protein; catalyzes the formation of D-mannose 6-phosphate from alpha-D-mannose 1-phosphate) — MGKIPCFKAYDVRGRVPEELNEDLAYRIGQAYATMLSPIRVAVGRDVRYSSLPLTAALIAGLNDAGVDVWDLGLCGTEQIYFYTSHLELDGGIMVTASHNPPEYNGMKFVREQSRPISGDCGLKEIELLAASPERLRTSPPKGGRVASDSLSAYIGHLLSYIDLKALKPLKVVVNAGNGCAGPVLDALEPHLPFKFIKMHHTPDPTFPHGVPNPLLPENRAATAQVVRDHGAAVGLAWDGDFDRCFFFDEAGTFIEGYYLVGLIAQALLPRHPGAAIIHDPRLTWNTIEMVQEAGGRPVLCKTGHAFIKERMRLENALYGGEMSGHHYFRSFAYCDSGMIPWLLVLALMCRTGQPLSALVAERMTRYPVSGEINRTVADPDEVIEHVEARYQAEAGVVDRTDGLSLEFPAWRFNLRKSNTEPVLRLNVETRQDPDLLKDKTGELLALMT; from the coding sequence ATGGGAAAAATACCTTGTTTCAAAGCTTACGACGTCCGGGGGCGGGTTCCGGAGGAACTCAATGAAGATCTCGCCTACCGAATTGGCCAGGCTTATGCCACAATGCTCTCGCCGATCCGGGTGGCGGTGGGGCGGGATGTGCGCTATTCCAGCCTGCCGCTGACCGCAGCCCTGATTGCGGGGCTCAACGATGCCGGGGTGGATGTCTGGGATTTGGGGCTCTGCGGAACCGAGCAAATCTATTTCTATACCTCGCATCTTGAGTTGGACGGCGGCATCATGGTCACCGCCAGCCACAACCCGCCCGAATATAACGGCATGAAGTTTGTCCGGGAACAATCCCGGCCCATCAGCGGCGACTGCGGTCTCAAGGAAATTGAGTTGTTGGCGGCAAGTCCGGAACGTTTGCGCACCTCTCCACCCAAAGGTGGGCGGGTGGCCTCCGACTCTCTTTCCGCCTATATCGGCCACCTCTTGAGCTACATCGACCTTAAGGCCTTAAAGCCCCTCAAGGTGGTGGTCAATGCGGGCAACGGCTGCGCCGGGCCGGTGCTGGACGCCTTGGAGCCTCATCTGCCGTTTAAGTTCATCAAGATGCATCATACCCCTGACCCGACTTTTCCTCACGGGGTGCCCAACCCCCTGTTGCCGGAGAATCGGGCCGCCACGGCCCAGGTGGTGCGCGACCACGGAGCCGCGGTGGGCCTGGCCTGGGACGGCGACTTTGACCGCTGCTTTTTCTTTGATGAAGCCGGGACGTTTATCGAGGGCTACTATTTGGTGGGATTGATTGCGCAGGCGCTCCTGCCGCGGCATCCCGGCGCCGCGATCATCCACGACCCCAGGCTTACCTGGAATACCATCGAGATGGTGCAGGAAGCAGGCGGCCGCCCGGTACTGTGTAAAACCGGACACGCCTTCATTAAGGAGCGCATGCGCCTGGAGAACGCCCTTTACGGCGGGGAGATGTCAGGGCATCACTACTTTCGGAGTTTCGCCTATTGTGACAGCGGCATGATCCCGTGGCTCTTAGTGCTGGCGCTCATGTGCCGCACGGGTCAACCCCTGTCGGCGTTGGTGGCGGAACGCATGACCCGCTACCCGGTGAGCGGCGAAATCAACCGCACCGTGGCTGATCCTGATGAGGTTATAGAGCACGTTGAGGCACGATATCAGGCCGAAGCCGGTGTCGTGGACCGCACCGACGGCCTGAGCCTGGAATTTCCCGCCTGGCGCTTCAATCTGCGCAAATCCAATACCGAGCCTGTGCTCCGCCTCAATGTGGAAACCCGGCAAGACCCGGACCTCCTGAAGGACAAGACCGGGGAGCTTCTGGCTCTGATGACCTGA
- a CDS encoding creatininase family protein: MAIWEDLTMPGFEALLHQTQTVILPLGSLEEHGPHLPLGTDTFHAIEVARRVAELTPVVVAPPVFYGMCRSTREHPGTLSISGDTLRALLVDVGREFYRIGCRNLVFISGHAGGTHISAIIEAGERLLAELPEVRVAVVNLLELLREVLGEQPGLVQTKGDSHAGEVETAVMMAAYPGLIQGTAPEEWPTFPKFMLVRDKRRYWAGGVWGNPAPATAEQGEAILRAEAVRLSKVIIDLEGMAPD; this comes from the coding sequence ATGGCCATATGGGAAGATTTGACCATGCCGGGTTTCGAAGCCCTGCTGCACCAGACGCAGACGGTAATTCTGCCGCTGGGGTCGCTGGAGGAGCACGGACCGCATCTGCCTTTAGGCACGGACACCTTTCATGCCATTGAGGTGGCCCGGCGGGTGGCGGAACTCACGCCCGTGGTGGTGGCCCCTCCCGTGTTTTATGGCATGTGCCGCTCCACCCGGGAGCATCCCGGCACGTTGAGCATCTCCGGGGACACCTTGCGGGCCTTGCTGGTGGACGTGGGCCGGGAATTTTACCGCATTGGCTGCCGCAACCTGGTGTTCATCAGCGGCCATGCCGGCGGAACTCATATCAGTGCTATCATTGAAGCTGGCGAACGTCTACTGGCGGAGCTCCCCGAGGTCAGGGTCGCGGTGGTCAATCTGCTGGAGTTGCTCCGGGAGGTTTTGGGTGAGCAACCGGGGTTGGTCCAAACCAAAGGGGACTCTCATGCCGGGGAAGTGGAAACCGCGGTTATGATGGCGGCCTATCCCGGCCTGATCCAGGGGACGGCCCCGGAGGAATGGCCCACTTTTCCCAAGTTTATGCTGGTACGGGATAAGCGGCGGTACTGGGCCGGTGGGGTCTGGGGCAACCCGGCTCCGGCCACCGCGGAGCAAGGGGAGGCGATCCTGCGAGCCGAGGCGGTAAGATTAAGTAAAGTTATCATAGACTTAGAAGGGATGGCTCCAGACTAG
- a CDS encoding NADH-quinone oxidoreductase subunit A, with amino-acid sequence MEIPQALSDFSFVLVYLVAAALFASGPLIIAKLIAPRSYGAARDAIYECGMPTIGSAWIQVAVIYYLFALLFLAFDVDVLFLLPVLLAYGKGYVWRDFIEVTIFIGILSLVIIYAWNRGVFSWKRKQVNP; translated from the coding sequence TTGGAAATTCCGCAGGCCTTGAGCGATTTCTCGTTTGTTCTCGTCTACCTGGTGGCGGCTGCATTATTCGCCTCGGGTCCCCTGATCATTGCCAAATTGATTGCCCCACGGAGCTACGGCGCCGCCCGGGACGCGATCTACGAATGCGGCATGCCCACCATCGGCAGCGCCTGGATTCAGGTGGCAGTGATCTATTATCTCTTTGCCCTGTTGTTCTTGGCCTTCGACGTGGATGTGCTCTTTCTTTTACCGGTCCTGTTGGCCTACGGCAAAGGCTATGTCTGGCGAGACTTTATTGAAGTAACCATCTTCATCGGCATTCTGTCCCTGGTCATCATCTATGCCTGGAACAGAGGAGTGTTCAGTTGGAAACGAAAACAGGTGAACCCCTAA
- the nuoB gene encoding NADH-quinone oxidoreductase subunit NuoB — protein sequence METKTGEPLIHFGVLEEALNLARANSLWPMTFGLACCAIEMMAVGMARFDLARFGAEVFRPSPRQCDLMIVAGTISKKMAPAVVRLYEQMPAPKWVIAMGNCAISGGPFYYPNQYAIVPGADLIIPVDVYVPGCPPRPEGLIEGILLLEEKITKRGRLRKFRDA from the coding sequence TTGGAAACGAAAACAGGTGAACCCCTAATCCATTTCGGAGTTCTGGAAGAGGCCCTCAACCTGGCCCGGGCCAACTCGCTGTGGCCTATGACTTTCGGCCTGGCGTGCTGCGCCATCGAGATGATGGCCGTGGGTATGGCCCGGTTTGATCTGGCCCGTTTCGGCGCCGAGGTCTTCCGGCCCTCCCCCCGGCAATGCGACCTGATGATCGTGGCCGGCACCATCTCCAAAAAAATGGCCCCCGCGGTGGTCCGGCTCTACGAGCAGATGCCCGCCCCCAAGTGGGTCATCGCCATGGGCAACTGCGCCATTTCCGGCGGCCCCTTCTATTATCCGAACCAGTACGCCATCGTGCCTGGCGCCGATCTCATCATTCCCGTGGACGTCTACGTTCCCGGCTGCCCGCCCCGCCCGGAGGGGTTGATCGAAGGGATACTCCTCCTGGAAGAAAAGATCACCAAACGGGGCCGGCTCAGGAAGTTCAGAGATGCTTAA
- a CDS encoding NADH-quinone oxidoreductase subunit C, with the protein MLKDTLKKALAPLGLENVADGDYAKTGCHLEVTAQPTQMVEVAQAMLDAGCFLESFTAVDFPEAFDLVYHFASFDELCRTAVHVPLGKKKGMYTISQIYPGADWYEREVFDLFGIHFFNHPNLKRLLLPEDADFHPLLKDFQAGPGND; encoded by the coding sequence ATGCTTAAGGATACCCTTAAAAAAGCGCTGGCCCCTTTGGGTCTGGAGAACGTTGCCGACGGCGACTACGCCAAAACCGGCTGCCACCTGGAGGTTACGGCCCAGCCGACCCAAATGGTGGAAGTGGCCCAGGCCATGCTGGACGCCGGCTGCTTCCTGGAATCCTTCACCGCGGTAGATTTTCCGGAGGCTTTCGATCTGGTGTACCACTTCGCCAGTTTTGACGAGCTCTGCCGCACCGCGGTACACGTGCCCCTGGGCAAGAAAAAAGGCATGTACACCATCTCCCAAATCTATCCCGGGGCTGATTGGTATGAACGTGAGGTCTTTGACCTGTTCGGCATCCATTTCTTCAATCACCCCAACCTCAAGCGGCTCTTGCTGCCGGAGGATGCCGATTTCCATCCCTTACTGAAAGATTTCCAGGCGGGGCCGGGCAATGATTGA
- a CDS encoding NADH-quinone oxidoreductase subunit D, which yields MIELLGIEEKTYTLNLGPQHPSTHGVLRVLLEMDGEFITKAEPVIGYGHRGHEHMAENRNYAQFLPNLGRVDYLHALAYNQCYCMAVEKLLGLVVPERAEFIRVMTNELNRISSHLLWFGAYLLDLGAFTPIMYCFDDREHILDLLDRVTGSRLTYCYYRFGGVPTDIDDEFVAGCRDFVKRLRSRWCDYDNLVTKNVIFINRAKDVGLITKDQCVKYGLTGPILRGSGIAYDIRKSEPYSAYPEFDFEIPTGTRGDIFDRYMVRLAEMEQSCRIIEQACDKLPNGPIMAEKVPKRIKPAEGEVYQAVETARGEFGMYIVSKGDVKPYRIKLRTPSFANMSVFSELAVDTLVADLVAILGSIDVVIPEIDR from the coding sequence ATGATTGAGCTATTAGGAATAGAAGAAAAGACCTATACCCTGAACCTGGGGCCGCAGCATCCCAGCACCCACGGCGTCTTGCGGGTGCTGCTCGAGATGGACGGCGAGTTCATCACCAAGGCGGAGCCGGTCATCGGCTACGGCCACCGCGGCCACGAGCACATGGCGGAGAATCGCAATTATGCGCAATTCCTGCCTAACCTGGGGCGCGTCGATTACCTCCACGCCCTGGCCTACAATCAGTGCTACTGCATGGCGGTGGAGAAACTCCTGGGCCTGGTGGTGCCGGAGCGGGCCGAATTCATCCGGGTGATGACCAACGAACTCAACCGCATCTCATCGCACCTGTTGTGGTTCGGGGCCTATCTCCTGGACCTGGGGGCCTTCACCCCCATCATGTATTGCTTTGATGACCGGGAACATATCCTGGACCTTCTGGACCGGGTCACCGGCTCACGTCTGACCTATTGCTACTACCGGTTCGGCGGCGTGCCCACTGATATCGACGACGAATTCGTCGCCGGCTGCCGGGACTTCGTCAAGCGGCTGCGCAGCCGTTGGTGCGACTATGACAACCTGGTGACCAAAAACGTCATCTTTATCAACCGGGCCAAAGACGTCGGCCTCATCACCAAAGATCAGTGCGTGAAATACGGCCTCACCGGCCCCATCCTCCGGGGCAGCGGCATTGCCTACGACATCCGCAAGAGCGAACCGTATTCCGCCTATCCCGAGTTCGATTTTGAGATTCCCACCGGGACCCGCGGCGATATCTTTGACCGCTATATGGTGCGCTTGGCCGAGATGGAGCAGAGCTGCCGCATCATCGAGCAGGCTTGCGACAAGCTCCCCAATGGCCCCATCATGGCGGAAAAGGTGCCCAAGCGCATCAAGCCAGCGGAGGGCGAGGTCTACCAGGCCGTGGAAACCGCCCGGGGTGAATTCGGTATGTACATTGTCAGTAAGGGGGACGTCAAACCCTACCGCATCAAGCTCCGGACCCCGTCCTTTGCCAATATGAGCGTCTTTTCGGAGTTAGCCGTGGATACTCTGGTGGCCGATCTGGTGGCCATCCTGGGCTCCATTGACGTGGTCATCCCGGAAATTGACCGGTAA
- the nuoH gene encoding NADH-quinone oxidoreductase subunit NuoH, with protein sequence MERAAQFLGSAEARLIVGLIGVITLVSVNALFLIWVERKVSAHMQLRPGPMEVGPHGVLQSLADALKLMGKELITPEEVDKPIYWLAPIVVFLPVLLSFLVIPFSETMIIRDMNVGIVLILAFSTLSVLAILMAGWSSNNKYSVFGAIRSVAQNVAYEIPLLVTVMSIILMVGSFKLSDIVAAQSGTWFIVMQPLAFILYIICATAETNRAPFDLPEAESELVAGFHTEYSGMRFALFFLAEYTNLFIAAAVATVLFLGGWHGPILPGPVWFLIKVYALVFMFMWFRWTFPRVRFDQLITFAWKILIPLAFVNLLITAFVLKLR encoded by the coding sequence ATGGAACGAGCGGCGCAATTCTTGGGTAGTGCAGAGGCCCGGTTGATCGTGGGTCTGATCGGGGTCATCACCCTGGTCTCGGTGAACGCCTTGTTTCTCATCTGGGTGGAGCGGAAAGTTTCGGCTCATATGCAGCTCCGCCCCGGTCCCATGGAAGTGGGTCCCCACGGCGTCCTCCAGTCTCTGGCGGATGCCCTCAAGCTCATGGGTAAGGAGCTTATCACCCCGGAGGAAGTGGACAAGCCGATCTATTGGCTGGCCCCCATCGTGGTCTTCCTGCCGGTGTTGCTCTCCTTTCTGGTCATTCCCTTTTCTGAAACCATGATCATCCGGGACATGAACGTGGGCATCGTTCTGATCCTGGCTTTCTCCACCCTGTCTGTCCTGGCCATTCTCATGGCCGGCTGGTCATCCAACAATAAGTACTCGGTCTTCGGCGCCATCAGGTCGGTCGCCCAGAACGTGGCCTACGAAATCCCTCTGCTGGTCACCGTCATGAGCATCATCCTCATGGTGGGTTCGTTCAAGCTCTCCGACATCGTTGCGGCCCAGAGCGGCACCTGGTTCATCGTGATGCAGCCCCTGGCCTTTATCCTCTATATCATCTGCGCCACCGCCGAGACCAACCGGGCGCCTTTCGACCTGCCGGAAGCCGAATCGGAACTGGTGGCCGGCTTCCATACCGAATATAGCGGGATGCGGTTCGCCCTCTTCTTCCTGGCGGAATACACCAACTTGTTCATCGCCGCGGCCGTAGCCACCGTGCTCTTCCTGGGCGGTTGGCATGGGCCGATTCTTCCCGGCCCGGTTTGGTTCCTGATCAAGGTCTATGCCCTGGTCTTCATGTTCATGTGGTTCCGCTGGACCTTTCCCCGGGTGCGGTTCGACCAGTTGATCACCTTCGCCTGGAAGATTTTGATTCCTCTGGCCTTTGTCAATCTACTCATAACCGCCTTTGTACTAAAACTCAGATGA
- a CDS encoding NADH-quinone oxidoreductase subunit I, producing the protein MMSYFKEIAVGFWSLLAGMAVTIRYFVKPIVTVQYPRAKIQMSPNYRGYPQFILDPETQTHRCIACEMCSRICPSQLITVEGTKFPGEKQKRATKYIHEHQYCSLCGLCVEVCPTTALEFSKVYRLAGYQREDCVIDHLTLLQKRQKAAGVAVTPVPTAADIEAAVAAEALAKEAKEKEAKAKAEAKAKEASAKAEKEVKE; encoded by the coding sequence ATGATGAGTTACTTCAAAGAAATTGCGGTGGGTTTTTGGAGTCTGCTGGCGGGCATGGCGGTCACCATCCGCTATTTTGTCAAACCCATCGTCACCGTCCAGTATCCGAGGGCAAAGATCCAGATGTCCCCGAATTACCGGGGCTATCCCCAGTTTATCCTCGACCCCGAGACCCAGACGCATCGGTGCATCGCCTGCGAAATGTGCTCCCGTATCTGCCCGTCCCAGTTGATCACAGTGGAAGGGACCAAGTTTCCGGGTGAGAAGCAGAAGCGGGCCACCAAATACATCCACGAGCATCAGTATTGCAGTCTCTGCGGTCTCTGCGTCGAAGTCTGCCCCACCACGGCCCTGGAGTTCTCTAAGGTCTATCGTTTGGCGGGCTACCAGCGGGAAGACTGTGTCATCGACCATCTGACCTTGCTGCAAAAGCGGCAAAAGGCCGCCGGGGTGGCCGTGACGCCGGTTCCCACGGCTGCGGACATTGAGGCGGCGGTGGCGGCTGAGGCTCTCGCCAAGGAAGCCAAAGAAAAAGAAGCCAAGGCCAAAGCCGAGGCTAAGGCAAAAGAGGCCTCCGCCAAAGCGGAAAAGGAGGTCAAAGAATGA
- a CDS encoding NADH-quinone oxidoreductase subunit J, protein MSFLSALITPQTAATAAFVMVIGVTILGALIAVGARNIFHNVLGLCLSLFGVSGIFLFLNSPFVALMEILIYVGAICIAICFAIMLSEPLYLPGPPRNKIKVLGAAVGAGAVFVFLGLLLKKTTWTAAAERSNDWSVTTIGHYLLTNYALIFELVSLLLLVAMLGAIVTARGGRGKP, encoded by the coding sequence ATGAGCTTCTTAAGCGCTTTGATCACGCCCCAGACTGCGGCCACCGCGGCCTTTGTGATGGTGATCGGTGTCACCATCCTGGGCGCCCTCATTGCAGTGGGAGCCAGGAACATCTTCCACAATGTCCTGGGCCTGTGCCTGTCACTCTTCGGTGTGTCCGGTATCTTCCTGTTTCTCAACAGTCCCTTTGTGGCGCTGATGGAAATCCTCATCTATGTGGGGGCTATCTGCATCGCCATCTGTTTCGCCATCATGCTCTCCGAGCCCCTGTATCTGCCCGGTCCGCCCCGGAACAAGATCAAAGTTCTGGGCGCCGCGGTGGGCGCGGGCGCGGTCTTCGTCTTCCTGGGCCTGTTATTGAAAAAAACCACCTGGACCGCGGCTGCCGAACGCAGCAACGACTGGTCCGTCACCACCATCGGTCATTACCTGCTTACCAATTACGCCTTAATCTTTGAATTAGTCTCCCTGCTGCTGCTGGTGGCCATGCTGGGCGCCATCGTCACAGCCCGGGGCGGCCGCGGTAAACCTTAA
- the nuoK gene encoding NADH-quinone oxidoreductase subunit NuoK: MLLFNQLQTYLYLALVLFAIGLYGVLARRSLIAILISVELILNAASINFMAFNRFLAPHPAVGQVITLFIMAVAAAEAAIALSIIVAVYRKLKTINVEQATELRG; encoded by the coding sequence ATGCTGCTGTTTAATCAATTGCAGACTTACCTCTATCTGGCCCTGGTGCTTTTTGCCATCGGTCTCTACGGTGTTCTGGCCAGGCGTTCGTTGATCGCCATCCTCATCTCCGTGGAGCTGATCTTAAACGCCGCCAGCATCAATTTCATGGCCTTCAACCGCTTCCTGGCGCCCCACCCCGCCGTGGGACAGGTCATCACCCTGTTCATCATGGCCGTGGCCGCCGCCGAAGCGGCCATCGCCTTGAGCATCATCGTGGCCGTGTACCGGAAGTTGAAAACCATCAACGTTGAACAAGCCACCGAGCTTAGGGGTTGA
- a CDS encoding NADH-quinone oxidoreductase subunit L, with translation MCSWDPILLGCFLTVLLPLSAFALIMIFTRDNAKLSLAISLIASTIPVIIAWTFFFKLGGHAPIVYNFDWLVSDIVKVPFGFLLDPTSLVMFVIVATISWLVQIYSIGYMNGDPGFGRFYADLSLFALAMLTLVISSGLLQLYIAWELVGLASYLLIGFWYEKFSASEAGKKAFVVTRFGDIGFFMGLVFLTLFYGSLDIATVNAAAVAQKMPPWLLTTSGLLIFCGIMGKSAQFPLHVWLPDAMEGPTPVSALLHSATMVAAGVYLLTRIFPFFAASATTMTVILAISTLTLLLSSTIALVATDIKQVWAYSTISQLGFMAMGLAAAALASGTLFAGYYHLTTHAAFKALLFLCSGVFIHHFGTNDFFTMATNGGRKLYIPMACITIAALALAGIFPFAGFFSKEAILGTLGALDNKLWLVLGLFGAFLTAYYSFRVIFVMLFPKSPQAYSQVPGHIVHVEDEAHGGHGHGHDESHGVPWVMVFPLLVLAFFTLILGFCHDYLQKLLLGEVHHHAMDYFLLVAAVGCAVSGIAMAWVDWGMKDAKCVGFISKMPALQTFFIEKWYMDHFWRWFLNRIIYGTFSKIFTYNDRRVVDGGVDAVAFSTVGSGRILSFIQTAFLQYNLLFMVLVLAGVGIYLMMGR, from the coding sequence ATGTGCTCGTGGGATCCGATTCTTCTGGGTTGTTTCCTGACGGTGCTGTTGCCGTTGTCGGCCTTTGCCCTGATCATGATCTTTACCCGGGATAATGCCAAGCTGTCGCTGGCCATCTCCTTGATCGCCAGCACCATCCCCGTGATCATCGCCTGGACCTTTTTCTTCAAGCTGGGGGGGCACGCACCCATCGTCTATAACTTCGACTGGCTGGTTTCCGACATCGTCAAGGTGCCTTTCGGGTTCTTGCTTGACCCCACCAGCCTGGTGATGTTCGTGATCGTGGCCACCATCAGTTGGCTGGTGCAGATCTACTCCATCGGCTACATGAACGGCGACCCGGGCTTCGGGCGGTTTTACGCCGACCTGTCCCTCTTCGCCCTGGCCATGCTTACCCTGGTGATTTCAAGCGGCCTGTTGCAGTTGTACATCGCCTGGGAACTGGTGGGTCTGGCCTCATATCTCCTCATCGGCTTCTGGTACGAAAAATTCTCCGCCTCGGAAGCCGGCAAGAAGGCCTTTGTGGTTACCCGCTTCGGGGACATCGGCTTTTTCATGGGCCTGGTCTTCCTCACCCTTTTCTATGGCAGCCTGGATATCGCCACGGTGAATGCCGCGGCGGTGGCCCAGAAGATGCCGCCCTGGCTCCTCACCACCTCCGGCCTGCTGATCTTCTGCGGCATCATGGGAAAAAGCGCCCAGTTCCCGCTGCACGTCTGGCTGCCTGACGCCATGGAAGGTCCCACCCCGGTTTCCGCCTTGCTGCACTCCGCTACCATGGTGGCCGCGGGCGTCTACCTCCTGACCAGGATCTTCCCGTTCTTTGCGGCCTCCGCCACCACCATGACCGTGATCCTGGCCATCTCCACTCTGACCCTGCTCCTGTCATCCACCATCGCCTTGGTGGCGACCGACATCAAGCAGGTCTGGGCCTATTCCACCATCAGTCAGCTTGGCTTCATGGCCATGGGGCTTGCGGCCGCGGCTTTGGCCTCCGGCACCCTGTTCGCCGGCTACTATCACCTGACCACGCATGCGGCTTTTAAGGCCCTCCTGTTCTTGTGCTCCGGTGTTTTCATCCACCATTTCGGCACCAACGACTTCTTTACCATGGCCACCAACGGCGGACGCAAGCTCTATATACCCATGGCCTGCATCACCATTGCCGCGCTGGCCCTGGCCGGAATCTTCCCCTTTGCCGGCTTCTTCAGTAAAGAGGCCATCTTGGGGACCCTGGGGGCGCTGGACAACAAGCTCTGGCTCGTCCTGGGCCTCTTCGGGGCCTTCCTGACCGCGTACTACTCCTTCCGGGTGATCTTCGTTATGCTCTTTCCCAAGTCACCCCAGGCCTATAGCCAGGTCCCCGGCCATATCGTCCATGTAGAAGACGAGGCCCATGGCGGCCATGGACACGGCCACGATGAATCCCACGGCGTTCCCTGGGTCATGGTCTTCCCCCTTTTGGTGCTCGCCTTCTTCACCCTGATCCTGGGCTTCTGCCATGACTACTTGCAGAAGCTGCTCTTAGGCGAAGTGCATCATCACGCCATGGATTACTTCCTCCTGGTGGCCGCGGTGGGCTGCGCCGTCAGCGGCATCGCGATGGCCTGGGTCGATTGGGGTATGAAAGACGCCAAGTGTGTGGGCTTTATCAGCAAAATGCCGGCCCTGCAAACCTTCTTCATTGAAAAGTGGTATATGGACCACTTCTGGCGCTGGTTCTTGAACCGCATCATTTATGGCACCTTTTCCAAGATATTCACTTACAACGACCGGCGGGTAGTTGACGGCGGCGTGGACGCGGTGGCTTTCTCCACGGTGGGCAGCGGCCGGATTCTGTCCTTCATTCAAACCGCGTTCTTACAATACAACCTGCTGTTTATGGTACTGGTCCTGGCTGGCGTCGGGATCTATCTCATGATGGGCCGCTGA